A single window of Montipora capricornis isolate CH-2021 chromosome 14, ASM3666992v2, whole genome shotgun sequence DNA harbors:
- the LOC138031817 gene encoding zinc finger MYM-type protein 1-like — protein MLAAANFTAVSRREIESVKESLSRGYSEIVKKNRKIFLAILDVVIVLAKRGIAFRGNWDSAAMKENGNFEFFIKWLAKYDESLSEHLSTVAKNARYLSPQIQNEMINCLSESIRNALVTDIRKSKFISVMADESSDVSMTEQLAVCIRYLNASSDDEVSVNEVFLGFVELPTTDASTITDSLLGNLSKWGLDTERLRGMGLDGASNMSGTQSGVQARITQRYPKAKYFTHCSSHCLNLVIVASCNKVQEIKTFMTTFQELSFFFSYSPKRKEILKQNFSTSSDAEDLLADYPKKEHEERLLKSALNRESLPTLSDTRWLSRVDSISTLLDNYSKIYDAVAQVKAQSKGKSSHDASGFLHGMEQFQYIISAVLTQYVLGIYKTSLCSPPVKNMCPRESTHRSQKSGLPFSRFKNRREVRETVCKSCEGCRDHRSFTIKAENYSTTDASSKRTR, from the coding sequence ATGTTGGCAGCTGCAAATTTCACGGCAGTAAGCAGAAGAGAAATCGAGTCGGTCAAAGAATCCTTAAGTCGCGGATACTCCGAGATCGTTAAGAAAAACAGGAAAATCTTCCTTGCAATACTTGATGTGGTTATTGTGCTTGCAAAAAGAGGGATCGCATTTAGAGGAAACTGGGACAGCGCAGCCATGAAGGAGAACGGTAACTTTGAATTCTTTATAAAATGGCTAGCAAAATATGATGAAAGTCTCTCAGAACATTTGTCCACTGTCGCCAAAAATGCGCGTTACCTATCCCCGCAAATCCAAAACGAAATGATAAATTGTCTCAGCGAAAGTATTCGAAATGCTCTTGTTACTGACATAAGGAAGTCAAAGTTTATTAGTGTTATGGCCGACGAATCCTCAGATGTATCGATGACAGAACAACTGGCGGTTTGTATACGGTACTTGAACGCGTCATCGGACGACGAAGTTAGCGTCAATGAAGTATTCCTGGGATTTGTAGAGCTCCCGACCACTGACGCAAGCACAATCACTGACTCACTTTTAGGGAATCTAAGTAAGTGGGGCTTGGATACTGAGCGACTACGTGGAATGGGGCTTGATGGCGCCTCAAATATGAGTGGTACACAGTCAGGGGTGCAGGCAAGGATAACCCAGCGCTATCCCAAAGCTAAATATTTCACGCACTGTTCCAGCCACTGTCTGAACCTTGTTATTGTTGCCAGCTGTAATAAAGTTCAGGAAATCAAAACCTTTATGACAACATTTCAGGAactctcctttttcttttcgtATTCTCCCAAGAGAAAGGAGATTCTCAAGCAAAACTTCTCTACTTCCTCAGATGCCGAAGACCTTTTAGCTGACTACCCGAAGAAAGAGCACGAAGAGAGATTGCTCAAGTCAGCTTTAAATCGAGAGAGCTTACCGACCCTAAGCGACACGCGCTGGCTTTCACGAGTTGACTCCATCAGTACGCTTCTCGACAACTACTCAAAGATCTACGACGCAGTAGCACAGGTGAAAGCCCAGTCTAAAGGGAAGTCATCACACGACGCCTCGGGATTCTTGCATGGAATGGAGCAATTCCAATATATTATTTCAGCTGTTTTGACCCAGTATGTCTTGGGGATATACAAGACCTCTCTCTGTTCTCCTCCAGTCAAAAACATGTGCCCTCGTGAAAGCACACACAGAAGCCAGAAATCTGGTCTCCCTTTTAGCCGGTTTAAGAACCGAAGAGAAGTTCGGGAAACTGTATGCAAGAGCTGTGAAGGTTGCAGAGACCATCGAAGTTTTACCATCAAAGCCGAGAACTACAGTACGACAGATGCATCGAGCAAACGCACCCGCTGA